In one window of Bos taurus isolate L1 Dominette 01449 registration number 42190680 breed Hereford chromosome 4, ARS-UCD2.0, whole genome shotgun sequence DNA:
- the PODXL gene encoding podocalyxin isoform X1: protein MRSALLLSAFLLPLPLVLSGNGTTEEQSSTVTSTKQSVTSTTASDQTSNSTPFKHSTAPTSTETSTVTAAPASIVASTSAQKSPTATGSEATLVTTEDPTTTSTTVSASPESTSSRNAMNDSPTSRIPTTHSVTTDSVTAKEGSQKISTSPDPTITPNISPILSSSTNLSSTQQPSPGPVTSAPGTSEPTGSFPQGSDKMTVTTSLGRMTSPTFTAQVTTLKTQVAVEGTQHTSSETPAVTVATGVQQPTGSSRGRGTTSLVRRSTISSTQLTSNAPQSSSTPSPTSVILTNIGKIQCHPPEKLNESKLSLNISGANSCNAVASNHKLVEVLCQAVKSSFNKTQDECHIEMAPGSHAQEVDIKQITIITKLQPTDIYKLLKNDWDKLEGVGVRDMQFGGQGPPEEMEDRFSMPLIITIVCMASFLLLVAALYGCCHQRLSHRKDQQRLTEELQTVENGYHDNPTLEVMETSSEMQEKKVANLNGELGDSWIVPLDNLTKDDPEEEDTHL, encoded by the exons GGACAACCGAGGAACAAAGCTCAACTGTCACGAGCACAAAGCAGTCGGTAACATCCACAACCGCCAGTGATCAGACATCGAATTCAACCCCATTCAAACACAGTACAGCCCCGACATCCACTGAGACATCCACTGTGACCGCAGCACCGGCCAGCATTGTGGCGTCAACCTCAGCCCAGAAAAGCCCAACTGCCACAGGCAGTGAAGCCACTCTTGTAACTACTGAAGATCCTACAACCACATCAACCACAGTCTCAGCAAGTCCTGAAAGCACGAGCAGCCGGAATGCAATGAATGATTCACCCACATCCAGAATCCCAACTACCCACAGTGTGACCACAGACAGCGTGACTGCTAAGGAAGGCAGTCAGAAAATCTCCACATCTCCAGATCCGACTATCACCCCAAACATCTCTCCTATTCTGTCCTCCTCGACCAACCTCTCAAGCACTCAGCAGCCTAGCCCCGGCCCTGTGACTTCGGCTCCTGGGACTTCAGAGCCCACAGGGAGTTTCCCTCAGGGATCAGACAAAATGACCGTAACTACAAGTTTAGGCAGGATGACAAGTCCCACCTTTACAGCTCAGGTGACCACACTGA AAACACAGGTCGCAGTTGAAGGAACTCAACACACCTCCAGTGAGACGCCAGCTGTCACTGTCGCCACTGGAGTTCAGCAACCTACAGGCTCTTCACGGGGACGTGGGACCACATCTCTTGTCAGGAGATCCACCATCTCCAGCACTCAGTTGACATCAAATGCCCCCCAAAGCTCCAGCACGCCTTCTCCCACCTCAGTAATTCTAACAAATATAGGGAAG ATCCAGTGCCATCCTCCTGAAAAGCTGAATGAGAGCAAACTCTCCCTGAACATCTCGGGCGCCAACAGCTGT AACGCAGTTGCTTCAAATCACAAACTGGTCGAGGTGTTGTGCCAAGCAGTAAAATCCTCCTTCAACAAAACTCAAGATGAGTGCCATATAGAGATGGCTCCTGGTTCACATGCCCAGGAAGTGGACATCAAACAAATTACTATCATCA CAAAGCTCCAACCCACGGACATTTATAAGTTGCTGAAAAATGACTGGGACAAGCTAGAAGGC GTGGGAGTCAGAGACATGCAGTTTGGGGGTCAAGGACCACCAGAAGAGATGGAGGACCGGTTCAGCATGCCCCTGATCATCACTATTGTCTGCATGGCATCCTTCTTGCTCCTGGTGGCGGCCCTCTATGGCTGCTGCCACCAGCGCCTCTCCCATAGGAAGGACCAG CAACGACTAACAGAGGAGCTACAGACGGTGGAGAATGGTTACCACGACAATCCGACACTGGAAGTGATGGAGACCTCATCAGAGatgcaggagaagaaggtggcgAACCTCAATGGGGAGCTGGGGGACAGCTGGATTGTGCCTCTGGACAACCTGACCAAAGATGACCCTGAAGAGGAAGACACACACCTCTAA
- the PODXL gene encoding podocalyxin isoform X2 codes for MRSALLLSAFLLPLPLVLSGNGTTEEQSSTVTSTKQSVTSTTASDQTSNSTPFKHSTAPTSTETSTVTAAPASIVASTSAQKSPTATGSEATLVTTEDPTTTSTTVSASPESTSSRNAMNDSPTSRIPTTHSVTTDSVTAKEGSQKISTSPDPTITPNISPILSSSTNLSSTQQPSPGPVTSAPGTSEPTGSFPQGSDKMTVTTSLGRMTSPTFTAQVTTLKTQVAVEGTQHTSSETPAVTVATGVQQPTGSSRGRGTTSLVRRSTISSTQLTSNAPQSSSTPSPTSVILTNIGKIQCHPPEKLNESKLSLNISGANSCNAVASNHKLVEVLCQAVKSSFNKTQDECHIEMAPGSHAQEVDIKQITIISGSQRHAVWGSRTTRRDGGPVQHAPDHHYCLHGILLAPGGGPLWLLPPAPLP; via the exons GGACAACCGAGGAACAAAGCTCAACTGTCACGAGCACAAAGCAGTCGGTAACATCCACAACCGCCAGTGATCAGACATCGAATTCAACCCCATTCAAACACAGTACAGCCCCGACATCCACTGAGACATCCACTGTGACCGCAGCACCGGCCAGCATTGTGGCGTCAACCTCAGCCCAGAAAAGCCCAACTGCCACAGGCAGTGAAGCCACTCTTGTAACTACTGAAGATCCTACAACCACATCAACCACAGTCTCAGCAAGTCCTGAAAGCACGAGCAGCCGGAATGCAATGAATGATTCACCCACATCCAGAATCCCAACTACCCACAGTGTGACCACAGACAGCGTGACTGCTAAGGAAGGCAGTCAGAAAATCTCCACATCTCCAGATCCGACTATCACCCCAAACATCTCTCCTATTCTGTCCTCCTCGACCAACCTCTCAAGCACTCAGCAGCCTAGCCCCGGCCCTGTGACTTCGGCTCCTGGGACTTCAGAGCCCACAGGGAGTTTCCCTCAGGGATCAGACAAAATGACCGTAACTACAAGTTTAGGCAGGATGACAAGTCCCACCTTTACAGCTCAGGTGACCACACTGA AAACACAGGTCGCAGTTGAAGGAACTCAACACACCTCCAGTGAGACGCCAGCTGTCACTGTCGCCACTGGAGTTCAGCAACCTACAGGCTCTTCACGGGGACGTGGGACCACATCTCTTGTCAGGAGATCCACCATCTCCAGCACTCAGTTGACATCAAATGCCCCCCAAAGCTCCAGCACGCCTTCTCCCACCTCAGTAATTCTAACAAATATAGGGAAG ATCCAGTGCCATCCTCCTGAAAAGCTGAATGAGAGCAAACTCTCCCTGAACATCTCGGGCGCCAACAGCTGT AACGCAGTTGCTTCAAATCACAAACTGGTCGAGGTGTTGTGCCAAGCAGTAAAATCCTCCTTCAACAAAACTCAAGATGAGTGCCATATAGAGATGGCTCCTGGTTCACATGCCCAGGAAGTGGACATCAAACAAATTACTATCATCA GTGGGAGTCAGAGACATGCAGTTTGGGGGTCAAGGACCACCAGAAGAGATGGAGGACCGGTTCAGCATGCCCCTGATCATCACTATTGTCTGCATGGCATCCTTCTTGCTCCTGGTGGCGGCCCTCTATGGCTGCTGCCACCAGCGCCTCTCCCATAG